One Paraburkholderia sp. IMGN_8 DNA window includes the following coding sequences:
- the priB gene encoding primosomal replication protein N: MNRLQLTASVVEREPVRYTPAGVPIAGCTLHHRTEVVEAGIARQVELTMQAVAAGEASGKLESCQMGVETLFTGFLAKKHRNARTLVFHITELQDIGKD; this comes from the coding sequence ATGAACCGGCTGCAACTTACGGCCAGCGTCGTCGAACGCGAACCGGTGCGGTATACCCCCGCCGGCGTTCCGATTGCAGGCTGCACGTTGCACCACCGCACGGAAGTCGTCGAAGCCGGCATTGCCCGGCAAGTCGAACTGACCATGCAGGCTGTAGCCGCAGGCGAGGCGAGCGGTAAGCTGGAAAGCTGTCAGATGGGCGTGGAAACGCTCTTCACAGGCTTTCTGGCAAAAAAGCACCGCAACGCAAGAACTCTGGTATTTCACATCACAGAATTGCAGGACATTGGAAAGGACTGA
- the rpsF gene encoding 30S ribosomal protein S6 — MRHYEIVFIVHPDQSEQVPAMIERYKSTITSHGGQIHRIEDWGRRQLAYMIEKLAKAHYVCMNIECDQTTLDELEHAFKFNDAVLRHLIVKMKKAETGPSPMMKEVQREEAKKSAATQPSEAQA, encoded by the coding sequence ATGCGTCATTATGAAATCGTCTTTATTGTGCACCCCGATCAGAGCGAGCAAGTGCCCGCCATGATCGAGCGTTACAAGAGCACGATCACGTCGCACGGTGGCCAGATCCACCGTATCGAGGACTGGGGCCGTCGCCAACTGGCCTACATGATCGAGAAACTCGCGAAGGCTCACTACGTCTGCATGAACATCGAATGCGACCAAACCACGCTCGACGAGCTGGAACACGCATTCAAGTTCAACGACGCTGTTCTGCGTCACCTGATCGTCAAGATGAAAAAGGCCGAAACCGGCCCGTCGCCGATGATGAAGGAAGTGCAGCGCGAAGAAGCCAAGAAGTCGGCTGCTACGCAACCGTCCGAAGCGCAGGCTTAA